In the genome of Streptomyces sp. NBC_00237, one region contains:
- a CDS encoding collagenase, producing the protein MHTFRIAKTRARRLPALGAAVFITLGMFTPQSQAAPVGATAPAGANVSGPAAPAPRSIPVPKSPDATNKNARFRISSQDSTAESAPKAAPAVKPSKQSSAAAAEACPDLSGVINATGGSLVQQLKALPQITCTYPLFNLTGDNARKAFREPQMVTVANALRDASATYTGSNSASVGQLVMFLRAGYYVQDNHADAVGDYGTALDGAARGALDAFFASPRSKDVTDANGEILNEVVTLIDSTHAAGRYAGVVKWMLGSYDGTWPAQMNLAMQHVEWVVENGFDAKNDARGWRAALKADPAILNTWAGFITRNGAQLNRLDVVSNVGRFLGRALDIPELKERLRPLLKDLINRYPNVGPTAPITMNLGWATRQFDKGNCAAYAICDLGERVLPAILPLQHTCTPGLKIRAQDMSPGQLAGTCTSLVNQDAYFHRIIGDKGAIPGDVNTNLEVVVFDDYTHYSLYAWAIYNIDVDNGGMYEEGNPATPGNQARFIAHEAQWLRPDFQIWNLNHEYTHYLDGRFNMAGDFEAGMTTPTIWWVEGIAENISFGYRNERNADAIAEAAKKTYKLSDLFDTVYGGEADPVAGSNRVYRWGFLAVRYMLQAHPADVETVLTKYRTGDWNGARTFLKQTIGTRYDADFTTWLTTTCATNDCGPLPDASTTTPTTPLCTLSDPRQFDQNCRRDNLTAATGGYSYHFVNLPAGVKQLTITSSGGTGNADLYYGGGSWATTSSYQSKSTNNGNTETLTIDNPPSGWVYFSLAAAQGFSGVSVSTQSK; encoded by the coding sequence ATGCATACCTTCCGCATAGCGAAGACCCGCGCGCGAAGACTTCCCGCGCTCGGCGCAGCCGTCTTCATCACGCTCGGAATGTTCACGCCGCAGAGCCAGGCCGCCCCCGTCGGCGCCACGGCCCCGGCCGGTGCGAACGTGAGCGGGCCCGCGGCCCCGGCACCCCGGTCGATCCCGGTGCCCAAGTCGCCCGACGCGACGAACAAGAACGCCCGCTTCCGGATCTCCTCGCAGGACAGCACCGCGGAGTCCGCCCCGAAGGCCGCCCCCGCGGTCAAGCCCAGCAAGCAGTCCTCGGCCGCCGCCGCGGAAGCGTGCCCCGACCTCTCCGGCGTCATCAACGCCACGGGCGGCTCGCTGGTCCAGCAGCTCAAGGCGCTTCCCCAGATCACCTGTACCTACCCGCTGTTCAACCTCACCGGGGACAACGCGCGCAAGGCGTTCCGCGAGCCCCAGATGGTGACCGTCGCCAACGCGCTGCGCGACGCCTCCGCCACGTACACGGGCAGCAACAGCGCCTCCGTCGGGCAGCTCGTGATGTTCCTGCGCGCGGGCTACTACGTGCAGGACAACCACGCGGACGCCGTCGGCGACTACGGCACGGCCCTGGACGGCGCGGCACGCGGTGCGCTGGACGCCTTCTTCGCCTCCCCGCGCAGCAAGGACGTCACCGACGCCAACGGCGAGATCCTGAACGAGGTCGTCACACTGATCGACAGCACCCATGCGGCGGGCCGGTACGCCGGTGTCGTGAAGTGGATGCTCGGCAGTTACGACGGCACGTGGCCCGCCCAGATGAACCTCGCCATGCAGCACGTCGAGTGGGTCGTCGAGAACGGCTTCGACGCCAAGAACGACGCCCGGGGCTGGCGCGCCGCCCTCAAGGCCGACCCCGCCATCCTGAACACCTGGGCCGGTTTCATCACGCGCAACGGCGCCCAGCTGAACCGCCTGGACGTCGTGAGCAACGTCGGCCGCTTCCTCGGCCGCGCCCTCGACATCCCCGAGCTCAAGGAGCGGCTCAGGCCGCTGCTGAAGGACCTGATCAACCGCTACCCGAACGTCGGCCCCACCGCGCCGATCACCATGAACCTGGGCTGGGCCACGCGCCAGTTCGACAAGGGCAACTGCGCGGCCTACGCCATCTGCGACCTGGGGGAGCGCGTGCTCCCGGCGATCCTGCCGCTCCAGCACACCTGCACCCCGGGCCTGAAGATCCGCGCGCAGGACATGTCCCCCGGCCAGCTGGCCGGTACCTGCACCAGCCTGGTCAACCAGGACGCCTACTTCCACCGGATCATCGGCGACAAGGGCGCGATCCCCGGTGACGTGAACACCAACCTCGAAGTCGTCGTCTTCGACGACTACACCCACTACTCGCTGTACGCCTGGGCCATCTACAACATCGACGTCGACAACGGCGGCATGTACGAGGAGGGCAACCCGGCCACCCCCGGCAACCAGGCGCGCTTCATCGCCCACGAGGCCCAGTGGCTGCGCCCGGACTTCCAGATCTGGAACCTCAACCACGAGTACACCCACTACCTCGACGGCCGGTTCAACATGGCCGGTGACTTCGAGGCGGGCATGACCACGCCGACCATCTGGTGGGTCGAGGGCATCGCCGAGAACATCTCGTTCGGCTACCGGAACGAGCGCAACGCCGACGCCATCGCCGAGGCCGCCAAGAAGACCTACAAGCTCAGCGACCTCTTCGACACCGTCTACGGCGGCGAGGCGGACCCCGTGGCCGGTTCCAACCGGGTCTACCGCTGGGGCTTCCTCGCGGTCCGCTACATGCTCCAGGCGCACCCCGCCGACGTCGAGACCGTACTCACCAAGTACCGCACCGGTGACTGGAACGGAGCCCGTACCTTCCTGAAGCAGACCATCGGCACCCGCTACGACGCCGACTTCACCACCTGGCTGACCACCACCTGCGCGACCAACGACTGCGGCCCCCTGCCGGACGCGTCGACCACCACGCCGACCACCCCGCTCTGCACGCTCAGCGACCCCCGCCAGTTCGACCAGAACTGCCGCCGCGACAACCTCACCGCCGCCACCGGGGGCTACAGCTACCACTTCGTCAACCTTCCGGCCGGGGTCAAGCAGCTGACCATCACCAGCAGCGGCGGCACCGGCAACGCCGACCTGTACTACGGCGGCGGCAGCTGGGCCACCACCAGCAGCTACCAGTCCAAGTCCACCAACAACGGCAACACCGAGACCCTGACGATCGACAACCCGCCGTCCGGCTGGGTCTACTTCAGCCTCGCCGCCGCGCAGGGCTTCAGCGGGGTGAGCGTCTCCACCCAGTCCAAGTAG
- a CDS encoding NPCBM/NEW2 domain-containing protein — MLATAGTLAALPAPPAMAGAAAEPYVLEIEKMSLTNFGTETIDHTWQDKPVDKVTYALGASGQTSSAKTVFNGVAGTYDLITRYNGKTAKGVTYKLSVNSVQADSWETSQRYGRDHTDPVNIDTRTSSKIALKAGDVIELTAVSAGEVPRVDRITVQAHVGPPTSPLSINSPNQTLNDGFNWGKNRALDMTFYPGNPMMGHEPEWWRLKDANHTSVTPGYWGAYTNRESFYNRDISHQSDGAHAVGLDKETFSMLKTFADDADDPGQKGWPLWAHSSYGAMYYIDGTGFRELPSPFNLMTKAFKQYQWTGNKDWINDPTLSAYYDSTMTTFLTDHEVVWNDANPSAEQPVSKKQEGEYTATYFEFPNEKLVSAADSLGYQYQSMLAYAEILKAKGNTADSQKWTDRAKRVRDHFEAKWWDASNNRYIRGKDAAGTGYSSWGHEASFLMMLTGLGDHGPRTSGYLDFVAANDDGLNVEAASYLPEMYYQYNRPDEGWAWLKKLMTGRNTYPEIAFLAVSSVTDGMMGVQPDAPNHKVATVSRLTAETPWVELDHLKVGDSDLKLKHTGTTASTLTNNGGSAVTWEAQFYGTPASITVNGVARTPKTKSLYGKTVSYVEVPVAAGASVTASTGATAGDTEAPSVPTGLTAANTTSTSVDLKWTASTDDVGVTGYEIYRGTTLVGTSTGTSYTATGLTASTPYSFTVKAVDAAKNASGASTAVAVTTTAGSGGGQAVQLSDLAWSDARSDFGTPRKDRSVDGNPIRLNGTAYAKGVGTHANGSLTYALNGAYSRFSSDVGVDDEVGANSTVRFEVWGDGRKLYETPAVMTPTSPTQPIDVSVKDVKSLVLKVTDAGDGINSDHADWAGAKLLP; from the coding sequence GTGCTCGCGACGGCCGGCACCTTGGCAGCCCTGCCCGCTCCCCCCGCCATGGCGGGGGCGGCGGCAGAGCCCTACGTGCTCGAAATCGAGAAGATGTCGCTGACCAACTTCGGGACGGAGACCATCGACCACACCTGGCAGGACAAGCCGGTCGACAAGGTCACCTACGCCCTGGGCGCCTCGGGACAGACGAGCAGCGCCAAGACGGTCTTCAACGGCGTCGCCGGAACGTACGACCTCATCACGCGCTACAACGGCAAGACCGCGAAGGGCGTGACGTACAAGCTCTCGGTGAACTCCGTCCAGGCGGACTCCTGGGAGACCTCCCAGCGCTACGGCCGTGACCACACCGACCCGGTGAACATCGACACCCGGACGTCGAGCAAGATCGCGCTCAAGGCCGGTGACGTCATCGAGCTGACCGCCGTCTCGGCGGGCGAGGTGCCCCGCGTGGACCGGATCACGGTCCAGGCCCACGTCGGTCCGCCGACCAGCCCGCTCAGCATCAACTCGCCGAACCAGACGCTGAACGACGGCTTCAACTGGGGCAAGAACCGCGCCCTGGACATGACCTTCTACCCGGGCAACCCGATGATGGGGCACGAGCCGGAGTGGTGGCGGCTGAAGGATGCCAACCACACCTCGGTGACCCCCGGCTACTGGGGCGCGTACACCAACCGGGAGTCCTTCTACAACCGGGACATCTCCCACCAGTCCGACGGCGCGCACGCGGTCGGCCTGGACAAGGAGACCTTCAGCATGCTGAAGACCTTCGCCGACGACGCCGACGATCCGGGCCAGAAGGGCTGGCCGCTGTGGGCGCACAGCTCGTACGGCGCCATGTACTACATCGACGGCACCGGGTTCCGGGAGCTGCCGTCCCCGTTCAACCTGATGACCAAGGCGTTCAAGCAGTACCAGTGGACGGGCAACAAGGACTGGATCAACGACCCGACCCTCTCGGCGTACTACGACTCGACGATGACCACGTTCCTGACCGACCACGAGGTGGTCTGGAACGACGCGAATCCGTCCGCCGAGCAGCCCGTCTCGAAGAAGCAGGAGGGCGAGTACACGGCGACGTACTTCGAGTTCCCGAACGAGAAGCTGGTCTCGGCCGCCGACTCGCTCGGCTACCAGTACCAGTCGATGCTGGCCTACGCGGAGATCCTGAAGGCGAAGGGCAACACCGCCGACAGCCAGAAGTGGACCGACCGCGCCAAGCGGGTGCGCGACCACTTCGAGGCGAAGTGGTGGGACGCCTCGAACAACCGCTACATCCGGGGCAAGGACGCGGCCGGTACGGGCTACAGCAGTTGGGGCCACGAGGCCAGCTTCCTGATGATGCTGACGGGGCTCGGCGACCACGGCCCCCGGACCAGCGGCTACCTGGACTTCGTCGCCGCCAACGACGACGGCCTGAACGTCGAGGCGGCCTCCTACCTGCCGGAGATGTACTACCAGTACAACCGGCCGGACGAGGGCTGGGCCTGGCTGAAGAAGCTCATGACGGGCCGCAACACCTACCCCGAGATAGCGTTCCTCGCGGTCAGCAGCGTCACCGACGGCATGATGGGCGTGCAGCCCGACGCCCCGAACCACAAGGTGGCCACCGTCTCCCGGCTGACCGCCGAGACGCCGTGGGTGGAGCTCGACCACCTCAAGGTCGGTGACAGCGACCTCAAGCTGAAGCACACCGGCACGACGGCCTCCACGCTGACCAACAACGGGGGATCCGCCGTCACGTGGGAGGCCCAGTTCTACGGAACCCCCGCCTCGATCACCGTGAACGGCGTCGCGCGGACGCCGAAGACCAAGTCGCTCTACGGCAAGACGGTCTCCTACGTGGAGGTCCCGGTGGCCGCCGGAGCGTCCGTGACCGCGAGCACCGGCGCCACGGCCGGTGACACCGAGGCCCCCAGCGTGCCGACCGGGCTGACGGCCGCCAACACCACCTCGACCAGCGTGGACCTGAAGTGGACGGCCTCGACCGACGACGTCGGCGTGACCGGCTACGAGATCTACCGGGGCACCACGCTCGTCGGTACGTCCACGGGCACGAGCTACACCGCCACGGGGCTGACGGCCTCGACACCGTACTCGTTCACGGTCAAGGCGGTGGACGCCGCCAAGAACGCCTCCGGCGCCAGCACCGCCGTCGCCGTCACCACCACCGCCGGGAGCGGGGGCGGCCAGGCGGTCCAGCTGAGCGATCTCGCCTGGAGCGACGCCCGGAGCGACTTCGGCACGCCGCGCAAGGACCGGAGCGTCGACGGCAACCCGATCAGGCTGAACGGCACGGCGTACGCCAAGGGCGTCGGCACGCACGCCAACGGCAGCCTCACGTACGCCCTGAACGGCGCCTACTCGCGGTTCAGTTCGGACGTGGGCGTCGATGACGAGGTCGGTGCGAACTCGACCGTCAGGTTCGAAGTATGGGGCGACGGACGGAAGTTGTACGAGACTCCGGCGGTGATGACGCCGACGAGCCCGACCCAGCCGATCGACGTCAGCGTCAAGGACGTGAAGTCCCTGGTCCTGAAGGTCACCGACGCGGGCGACGGCATCAACAGCGACCACGCCGACTGGGCCGGAGCCAAGCTGCTGCCCTGA